Proteins encoded in a region of the Streptomyces akebiae genome:
- a CDS encoding roadblock/LC7 domain-containing protein: MNNDLSWMLDSALEIPGALHAVLVSSDGLLRARSKGVDKDDADKAAAAMSGMQSLSRSLAFFCSRSDLRWQQTLVEFDGGWIFLISAGDGAYLAVSASSDVDMADITFRMQQLVGQLGKVMTAPPRESSVVGP, translated from the coding sequence ATGAACAACGATCTTTCATGGATGCTTGACAGCGCCCTGGAGATCCCCGGAGCTCTCCACGCGGTTCTGGTCTCCTCCGACGGGTTGCTGAGGGCCCGTTCGAAGGGAGTGGACAAGGACGACGCGGACAAGGCCGCCGCCGCGATGAGCGGTATGCAGTCGCTGAGCCGGTCACTGGCGTTCTTCTGCTCCCGCTCGGATCTGCGGTGGCAGCAGACGCTGGTCGAGTTCGACGGCGGCTGGATCTTCCTGATCTCGGCCGGCGACGGCGCCTACCTCGCGGTGTCGGCCTCCTCCGACGTCGACATGGCGGACATCACCTTCCGCATGCAGCAGCTCGTCGGCCAGCTGGGCAAGGTCATGACCGCTCCGCCCAGGGAGAGCAGCGTGGTAGGGCCATGA
- a CDS encoding DUF742 domain-containing protein: MTDSDRHEHEAAELVRPYVITGGRSLPGESQFSLITLVTAVADQQQRPARLSPEEQDLLRMCVGGYLSVAEIAGHIQLPVGVVKILLAALSEAGYLVTRPPETRAPVANLQILEEVLNGLQSKFG; encoded by the coding sequence ATGACCGATTCCGACAGGCATGAGCACGAGGCCGCCGAGTTAGTGCGGCCGTATGTCATCACCGGCGGGCGCAGCCTCCCCGGCGAGAGCCAGTTCTCCCTGATCACACTGGTCACGGCGGTCGCCGACCAGCAGCAGCGGCCCGCGCGCCTCTCGCCCGAGGAGCAGGACCTGCTGCGCATGTGTGTCGGCGGATACCTCTCCGTCGCCGAGATCGCGGGACACATCCAGCTGCCGGTGGGCGTGGTGAAGATCCTGCTGGCCGCGCTCTCCGAGGCCGGCTATCTCGTCACCCGCCCGCCGGAGACCCGTGCTCCCGTCGCCAACCTGCAGATTCTCGAGGAGGTGCTCAATGGTCTCCAGTCCAAGTTTGGATGA
- a CDS encoding GTP-binding protein — translation MVSSPSLDERAYVPGGETQTAVKILVVGHFAVGKTTFIGSISEISPLSTEETMTQAGEAIDDLKGVQGKTTTTVAMDFGRLTVSDRVVLYLFGTPGQQRFVQMWEDMARGALGALVLVDPERLADSFAVIDLIEQYGLDYAIAVNHFDGTSIRDARALREALDLLDDTPIVTCDARDERSSAEALITLVRYLMDRAR, via the coding sequence ATGGTCTCCAGTCCAAGTTTGGATGAACGGGCGTACGTCCCGGGCGGAGAGACGCAGACCGCCGTGAAGATCCTGGTCGTCGGGCACTTCGCGGTGGGCAAGACCACGTTCATCGGGTCGATCTCCGAGATCTCGCCGCTCTCCACCGAGGAGACGATGACCCAGGCGGGCGAGGCGATCGACGACCTCAAGGGCGTCCAGGGCAAGACCACCACCACGGTCGCCATGGACTTCGGCCGGCTCACCGTCAGCGACCGTGTCGTGCTGTACCTCTTCGGCACACCCGGCCAGCAGCGCTTCGTGCAGATGTGGGAGGACATGGCACGCGGCGCCCTCGGGGCGCTGGTGCTGGTCGACCCCGAGCGGCTGGCCGACTCCTTCGCCGTGATCGACCTGATCGAGCAGTACGGACTCGACTACGCGATCGCGGTCAACCATTTCGACGGTACGTCGATACGTGATGCGAGGGCGCTGCGCGAAGCGCTGGATCTCCTCGACGACACCCCCATCGTCACCTGCGACGCGCGGGACGAACGGTCGTCGGCCGAGGCTCTGATCACGCTCGTCCGCTATTTGATGGACCGCGCCCGTTAG
- a CDS encoding cytochrome P450, whose amino-acid sequence MTTDSTFPSPPPGCPAHGSGLRVPLYGSEFAADPQAYYAYMRHYGPSAPVEIAPGVDATLVTDHATALKLLQDSGNFRKDARRWRDVAEGKVGPDSPVVPMLGYRPNAMFTDGAEHARLRQAITDSLAKVDSRRISDMTKRASDYLLAQVSGRGSIDLMNEYVKQLPLLVFNELFGCPADIGDRVVFGISGVFEGVNAEKANQVLGQAVFELVALKRARPAEDVTSYLMRHEARLTDEELVHQLILLLGAGAEPLRNLIGNTLHRLLLHDRYADGGLIEEAIDDTLWENPPMANYAPHYPAADMEFGGTKLRAGDLVLVSMTAANTDPALVAAGQTGGRRAHLSWSAGPHACPSKELARLVTMVAIENLLNRLHDIELAVPEDSLTWRPGPFHRALAALPCRFTPQVVQPPNPPRATEPSAREENAPAGRKAERGVWGSFLQWLKG is encoded by the coding sequence ATGACCACCGACTCCACTTTTCCCTCACCCCCGCCCGGCTGCCCGGCCCACGGCAGCGGACTGCGGGTTCCGCTGTACGGGTCGGAGTTCGCGGCCGACCCGCAGGCGTACTACGCGTACATGCGGCACTACGGGCCGAGCGCGCCGGTCGAGATCGCGCCCGGCGTCGACGCGACCCTCGTCACCGACCACGCGACCGCGCTGAAACTGCTGCAGGACTCCGGCAACTTCCGCAAGGACGCCCGCCGTTGGCGGGACGTCGCCGAGGGCAAGGTCGGCCCGGACAGCCCGGTCGTCCCGATGCTCGGCTACCGTCCCAACGCCATGTTCACCGACGGGGCCGAGCATGCGCGGCTCCGGCAGGCGATCACCGACAGCCTGGCCAAGGTGGACTCCCGCCGGATCAGCGACATGACCAAGCGGGCCTCCGACTACCTCCTCGCCCAGGTCTCCGGCCGCGGTTCCATCGACCTGATGAACGAGTACGTCAAGCAGCTGCCGCTGCTCGTGTTCAACGAGCTCTTCGGCTGCCCGGCGGACATCGGCGACCGGGTCGTCTTCGGCATCTCCGGAGTCTTCGAGGGCGTCAACGCCGAGAAGGCGAACCAGGTGCTCGGTCAGGCCGTGTTCGAACTGGTGGCCCTGAAGCGGGCCAGGCCGGCCGAAGACGTCACCTCGTACCTGATGCGGCACGAGGCGCGCCTGACCGACGAGGAGTTGGTCCACCAGCTGATCCTGCTCCTCGGCGCGGGCGCCGAGCCGCTGCGCAACCTCATCGGCAACACCCTGCACCGGCTGCTCCTGCACGACCGGTACGCCGACGGCGGTCTGATCGAGGAGGCCATCGACGACACGCTGTGGGAGAACCCGCCCATGGCGAACTACGCGCCGCACTACCCCGCGGCCGACATGGAGTTCGGCGGGACCAAGCTGCGGGCGGGCGATCTGGTCCTGGTCAGCATGACGGCCGCCAACACCGACCCGGCGCTCGTGGCGGCCGGTCAGACGGGCGGCAGGCGGGCCCACCTGTCGTGGAGCGCCGGCCCGCACGCCTGCCCCTCCAAGGAACTCGCCCGGCTCGTCACCATGGTGGCCATCGAGAACCTGCTCAACCGGCTGCACGACATCGAACTCGCGGTCCCCGAGGACAGCCTGACCTGGCGTCCGGGACCCTTCCACCGCGCGCTGGCCGCGCTTCCCTGCCGCTTCACCCCGCAGGTCGTCCAGCCGCCGAACCCGCCCCGCGCGACGGAGCCCTCCGCACGCGAGGAGAACGCCCCGGCGGGCCGCAAGGCGGAGCGAGGCGTGTGGGGCTCCTTCCTGCAGTGGTTGAAGGGGTGA
- a CDS encoding tryptophanase, protein MSPLGSGTGDTPHDRTLGALVTGQLLRLCEASGLGPTDAQNYARLLTDSLGAVAERPLNLPPPSLSFLSDDSTPVEFSLSLTPDAPPAVRVLLEPGCGADGLWDNGRVGLRAVRAMARRWGFATDQLDVLEDLFLPSVPQGPLALWIALELRPGGVPKIKVYLNPSASGGTRAAETVRTALDRLGHRHAFDALPPADGYPFFALDLGDWAAPRVKIYTTHRDLAVTDVGGLCRMESGPDSATLEEFLRTAGGFDEATDSSRALPEARFDRRPVLSCHSFTRTTGGPTGFTLHVPVRDYARDDAEALRRAGALLGRHGLDPGALDRPLAAVTGRRLADGVGLVAYLALAHEQGRPTRMTAYISSEAYAVRPPNGGRHIDHEPFSSMSGARTAMEPYRIKVVEPIALTTREQREAALERVHYNLFDLRAEEVTIDLLSDSGTGAISAAQLAAGMEGDESYAGSRSFYRFHETVTELTGYRHILPAHQGRAAERILFTNLLEPGGIVLANTHFDTTRANVELSGCQAHDIPCAEARDLDSEVPFKGNIDLDRLRQTLEGPDGSRVRVVIMTITNNGGGGQPVSMENLKQTAEICRRHGVPMILDAARFAENAWLVIRHEEAYRDRTPRQVAEEAFRLADGCVMSAKKDGIVHIGGFIGLNDPELAEKCERLLIATEGFATYGGLAGRDLDMMATGLLEVTEPAYLAERADVASHLADRVRAAGVDLLEPPGLHALYLNAGRLLPHIPPHHYPGHALACRLYLEGGIRSAELGSLYLGEEDEDGNPVKSAPYELVRLALPRRVYTRSHYDHVGRTLERIAKEADSVRGYRIVEQSPILRHFRAKLQPVSG, encoded by the coding sequence GTGAGCCCCCTCGGGTCCGGCACCGGGGACACCCCGCACGACCGGACGCTCGGCGCTCTCGTGACCGGCCAACTGCTGCGGCTCTGCGAGGCGTCGGGGCTCGGCCCGACCGACGCGCAGAACTACGCGCGTCTACTGACCGACTCGCTGGGGGCGGTGGCCGAACGGCCCCTGAACCTGCCGCCCCCGTCCCTCAGTTTCCTGTCCGACGACTCGACCCCGGTGGAGTTCTCGCTCTCCCTCACACCGGACGCGCCCCCCGCGGTACGGGTGCTGCTGGAACCGGGATGCGGTGCCGACGGGCTGTGGGACAACGGCCGCGTCGGACTGCGCGCCGTCCGTGCCATGGCGCGGCGCTGGGGCTTCGCCACCGACCAACTGGACGTACTGGAAGACCTGTTCCTCCCCTCCGTTCCGCAGGGCCCCCTGGCGCTGTGGATCGCGCTGGAGCTGCGTCCCGGCGGGGTTCCCAAGATCAAGGTGTATCTGAACCCGTCGGCGTCCGGCGGGACACGGGCCGCCGAGACGGTACGGACGGCCCTGGACCGGCTGGGCCACCGGCACGCCTTCGACGCGCTGCCGCCGGCCGACGGCTATCCGTTCTTCGCGCTCGACCTGGGCGACTGGGCGGCGCCCCGGGTGAAGATCTACACCACCCACCGCGACCTGGCGGTGACGGACGTCGGCGGGCTGTGCCGGATGGAATCCGGCCCCGACAGCGCGACGTTGGAGGAGTTCCTCCGTACGGCGGGCGGCTTCGACGAGGCAACGGACAGCTCCCGGGCTCTGCCGGAGGCCCGGTTCGACCGGCGGCCCGTCCTGTCCTGCCATTCCTTCACCCGCACGACCGGCGGACCCACCGGCTTCACCCTGCACGTCCCGGTCAGGGACTACGCCCGCGACGACGCGGAGGCACTGCGCCGGGCCGGGGCCCTCCTCGGCCGTCACGGGCTGGACCCCGGCGCACTCGACCGGCCGCTGGCGGCCGTCACCGGACGCCGGCTGGCGGACGGGGTGGGGCTCGTCGCGTACCTGGCGCTCGCCCATGAGCAGGGCAGACCGACCCGGATGACCGCGTACATCTCGTCGGAGGCCTACGCGGTCCGGCCGCCGAACGGCGGCAGGCACATCGATCACGAACCATTCAGCAGCATGTCAGGAGCAAGAACCGCCATGGAGCCCTACCGCATCAAGGTCGTCGAGCCCATCGCGCTCACCACTCGGGAGCAGCGCGAGGCGGCGCTGGAACGGGTGCACTACAACCTCTTCGACCTGCGCGCCGAGGAGGTGACCATCGACCTGCTCAGCGACTCGGGCACCGGCGCCATCTCGGCCGCGCAGCTGGCCGCGGGTATGGAGGGCGACGAGTCGTACGCCGGCTCGCGCTCCTTCTACCGTTTCCACGAGACCGTGACGGAACTGACCGGCTACCGGCACATCCTGCCGGCCCACCAGGGACGGGCCGCGGAACGCATTCTCTTCACGAACCTTCTCGAACCCGGTGGCATCGTCCTGGCCAACACCCACTTCGACACGACCCGGGCCAACGTCGAGCTTTCCGGATGTCAGGCGCATGACATTCCGTGCGCGGAGGCCCGCGACCTGGACAGCGAAGTGCCCTTCAAGGGCAACATCGACCTGGACCGCCTCCGGCAGACGCTGGAGGGACCGGACGGCTCCCGGGTCCGGGTGGTGATCATGACGATCACCAACAACGGCGGTGGGGGCCAGCCGGTCTCCATGGAGAACCTGAAACAGACCGCCGAGATCTGCCGCCGACACGGTGTCCCGATGATCCTGGACGCCGCCAGGTTCGCCGAGAACGCCTGGCTGGTGATTCGGCACGAGGAGGCCTACCGGGACCGCACCCCGCGCCAGGTCGCCGAAGAAGCGTTCCGTCTCGCCGACGGCTGTGTGATGAGCGCCAAGAAGGACGGCATCGTCCACATCGGCGGTTTCATCGGGCTCAACGACCCCGAACTCGCCGAGAAGTGCGAACGCCTCCTCATCGCCACCGAGGGCTTCGCCACCTACGGCGGTCTGGCCGGCCGCGACCTCGACATGATGGCCACCGGACTGCTGGAGGTGACCGAGCCCGCCTACCTCGCAGAGCGCGCCGACGTGGCCTCCCACCTCGCCGACCGCGTGCGCGCGGCGGGCGTCGACCTGCTCGAACCCCCGGGCCTGCACGCCCTCTACCTCAACGCGGGCCGTCTGCTCCCGCACATACCGCCCCACCACTACCCGGGCCACGCCCTCGCCTGCCGCCTCTACCTCGAAGGCGGCATCCGCTCGGCCGAGCTCGGTTCCCTCTACCTCGGTGAGGAGGACGAGGACGGCAACCCCGTCAAGAGCGCGCCGTACGAACTGGTCCGACTCGCGCTCCCGCGCCGGGTCTACACACGCAGCCACTACGACCACGTCGGCAGGACCCTCGAACGCATCGCCAAGGAGGCGGATTCCGTCCGCGGCTACCGCATCGTGGAGCAGTCGCCGATCCTGCGGCACTTCCGCGCCAAACTGCAGCCGGTGAGCGGCTGA
- a CDS encoding SMI1/KNR4 family protein, whose product MTETDTAAFDWQSFLRRWSGEWADSLTDDERRDEDDETARQARWLGFPPASEERIAAMEERLGRRMPPSYREFLGVSDGWRHAGGFVWLLAGTGDARWHDNASGLADIFEEYLDEDADPEERREADLWRRGLQLDVESDVTHVLLDPEDVDENGEWAVYTWSSWRAAPPERHADFAAFMREMYREFHSLRAGGSGGEPDFVNDTTRRLDAQMEQARLDARRGDWERAAKALNEAKEYGRPRAAGLGDQMRRLLGQTSGVYFEDLVTDPRYAPDLLPPLVAEHAAHAHRDDSTLTYHLRGADEDVMSLAYATLEQVRGGTYRYTAAGPFGEAVERARELARWGDTDGAWQTLREAVPRWEPLGPDHLAPLGWVADPLLGPLATPERGRELLSTPRGGQAGEAPTRTARLDPGDLAWLAEPDPGNNRRTFRFVLVEGVDPEDLPRRLADGDGDGGRDGGGDAARGKDEGGGEGGDEGGAVLSEPLTSWEARRRWLHGRREFSSYDDKALVSVGRAGPGWSFAFDGEPSSFGPQRFVSPATRASEGTRAVVVWSGLRAPHVEPYFHLSVARDGAEQYAFTYADGEVRRSGEIPSALDPSRFFGGPRAGAETERALLAAVAGEFGVHLPRHALTRGRLHTFTTRSWTRPPGEGETYTVIRLT is encoded by the coding sequence ATGACCGAGACGGACACCGCGGCATTCGACTGGCAGTCCTTCCTGCGCAGGTGGAGCGGGGAATGGGCGGATTCCCTGACGGACGACGAGCGACGGGACGAGGACGACGAGACCGCCCGGCAGGCGCGGTGGCTGGGGTTCCCGCCCGCCTCCGAGGAGCGGATCGCGGCCATGGAGGAGCGCCTCGGCCGGCGGATGCCCCCGTCGTACCGGGAGTTCCTCGGGGTGAGCGACGGATGGCGGCACGCGGGTGGCTTCGTGTGGCTGCTGGCGGGGACCGGGGACGCCCGCTGGCACGACAACGCATCGGGACTCGCGGACATCTTCGAGGAGTACCTGGACGAGGACGCCGATCCCGAGGAGCGGCGGGAGGCCGACCTCTGGCGGCGCGGGCTGCAGCTCGACGTGGAGTCCGATGTCACCCACGTCCTGCTGGATCCCGAGGATGTCGACGAGAACGGTGAGTGGGCCGTGTACACGTGGTCGAGCTGGCGGGCCGCGCCACCCGAGCGGCACGCCGACTTCGCCGCGTTCATGCGGGAGATGTACCGCGAGTTCCACAGCCTGCGGGCCGGCGGGAGCGGCGGAGAGCCGGACTTCGTCAACGACACGACACGCCGGTTGGACGCCCAGATGGAGCAGGCCCGGCTGGACGCGCGGCGCGGCGACTGGGAGCGGGCCGCGAAGGCGCTGAACGAGGCGAAGGAGTACGGAAGACCGCGGGCCGCCGGGCTGGGCGACCAGATGCGCCGCCTGCTCGGACAGACCTCAGGGGTGTATTTCGAGGACCTGGTGACGGATCCGCGCTACGCGCCCGATCTGCTGCCGCCGCTGGTCGCCGAGCACGCGGCGCACGCGCACCGGGACGACTCCACACTGACCTACCACCTGCGGGGCGCCGACGAGGACGTGATGTCCCTGGCCTACGCGACGCTGGAGCAGGTACGCGGCGGCACGTACCGGTACACGGCGGCCGGACCGTTCGGTGAGGCGGTCGAGCGGGCGCGGGAGTTGGCGCGGTGGGGGGACACCGACGGGGCCTGGCAGACGCTGAGGGAGGCCGTGCCCCGGTGGGAGCCGCTGGGACCGGACCATCTGGCGCCGTTGGGGTGGGTGGCCGACCCTCTGCTCGGGCCGCTCGCGACCCCGGAGCGGGGCCGTGAGCTGCTCTCCACGCCGAGAGGTGGGCAGGCGGGTGAGGCACCGACGCGGACGGCCCGGCTCGACCCGGGCGACCTGGCGTGGCTGGCGGAGCCGGACCCGGGCAACAACCGCAGAACCTTCCGGTTCGTCCTGGTGGAAGGGGTGGATCCGGAGGATCTGCCCCGACGTCTCGCGGACGGAGACGGAGACGGAGGCCGGGACGGAGGAGGGGACGCGGCCCGCGGCAAGGACGAGGGCGGTGGCGAAGGCGGCGACGAAGGCGGCGCCGTGCTGAGTGAACCCCTGACCTCCTGGGAGGCTCGCCGCAGGTGGCTGCACGGCCGGAGGGAGTTCTCGTCCTACGACGACAAGGCTCTGGTGTCGGTGGGGCGGGCCGGCCCCGGCTGGAGCTTCGCCTTCGACGGCGAGCCGTCCTCGTTCGGCCCGCAGCGGTTCGTCTCACCGGCGACCCGGGCCAGCGAGGGCACCCGCGCGGTGGTGGTGTGGAGCGGCCTCAGGGCGCCGCACGTGGAGCCGTACTTCCATCTCTCGGTGGCGCGGGACGGTGCCGAGCAGTACGCGTTCACCTACGCCGACGGGGAGGTCCGGCGGAGCGGGGAGATACCGTCGGCGCTGGATCCGAGCCGGTTCTTCGGTGGGCCGAGGGCCGGCGCCGAGACGGAGCGGGCGCTGCTGGCAGCGGTGGCCGGGGAGTTCGGCGTCCACCTGCCGCGTCACGCCCTCACGCGCGGGCGGCTGCACACGTTCACCACCCGTTCCTGGACACGGCCGCCCGGAGAGGGAGAGACGTACACGGTGATCCGGCTGACCTGA
- a CDS encoding PhlB family protein, with protein MLPIDTLEHTEPGESPAAGLFFQRCLWCGMPAYRRSFCRACGSVTFRRERSAGDGIVLRRHGHVPHNTWFVAMNEGFNLLCRATGTVPVTVGSRVSVVGAASALGQDLPAVAATRPPSAAERWW; from the coding sequence ATGCTCCCGATCGACACCCTTGAACACACCGAGCCCGGGGAGAGCCCCGCCGCCGGACTGTTCTTCCAGCGCTGCCTGTGGTGCGGCATGCCGGCCTACCGCCGCTCGTTCTGCCGTGCCTGCGGGTCCGTGACCTTCCGGCGGGAACGCAGCGCGGGCGACGGGATCGTCCTGCGCCGCCACGGCCACGTCCCGCACAACACCTGGTTCGTCGCCATGAACGAGGGCTTCAACCTGCTCTGCCGCGCCACCGGCACGGTACCGGTCACGGTCGGGTCCCGGGTGAGTGTCGTAGGGGCCGCGTCGGCTCTCGGCCAGGACCTTCCCGCGGTCGCGGCCACGCGCCCGCCGTCGGCCGCGGAGCGCTGGTGGTGA
- a CDS encoding CaiB/BaiF CoA transferase family protein, with product MDTQRTPTDGQADAPHALEGARRGALQGLRIADFSRVLAGPYATMLLADLGADVVKVERPGIGDDTRAWHPPADPDGTSTYFLGVNRNKRSVTLDLTTDVGREQARALVAESDVLVENFRPGTMERLGLGPEELRARQPELVYCSISGFGSGEGARIPGYDLLVQAVGGLMSVTGETAGEPVKAGVALVDVITGLHASLGILAALRHRDATGQGQHVEVNLLSSLLSALVNQASAFAVAGVVPGRMGNAHPSIAPYETFRAADRPIAIAVGNDRQFAALADLLGDPGLARDDRFRTNTDRVAHRAELRDVLTALLGAADADHWSAALLAAGVPAGPVNTVEEAFDFARKLGLPGIVDIPAAPADPGDRPSRQVANPITLSATPVRYDLPPPRLGQHTAEILRPSAHRLTRPTRAELHTTEPNTTNHRSSR from the coding sequence GTGGACACCCAGCGCACACCGACGGACGGACAGGCCGACGCGCCCCACGCGCTGGAGGGAGCGAGGCGAGGCGCGTTGCAAGGGCTGCGCATAGCCGACTTCTCCCGGGTCCTCGCGGGGCCCTACGCCACCATGCTCCTCGCCGACCTCGGCGCGGACGTGGTGAAGGTCGAACGCCCGGGCATCGGGGACGACACCCGGGCCTGGCACCCGCCGGCCGACCCCGACGGCACCTCGACCTACTTCCTCGGCGTCAACCGCAACAAGCGGTCCGTCACCCTGGACCTCACGACCGACGTCGGCCGCGAACAGGCCCGCGCCCTGGTCGCCGAGTCCGACGTGCTGGTGGAGAACTTCCGCCCCGGCACGATGGAACGGCTGGGCCTCGGCCCTGAGGAACTCCGCGCCCGGCAACCGGAGTTGGTCTACTGCTCGATCAGCGGATTCGGCAGCGGGGAGGGCGCGCGGATCCCCGGGTACGACCTGCTCGTGCAGGCCGTCGGCGGGCTGATGAGCGTGACCGGGGAAACGGCCGGGGAGCCGGTGAAAGCGGGCGTGGCCCTCGTCGACGTGATCACCGGTCTGCACGCCTCGCTCGGCATCCTGGCCGCCCTGCGGCACCGCGACGCCACCGGGCAGGGCCAGCACGTGGAGGTGAACCTCCTCAGTTCGCTGCTGTCGGCCCTGGTCAACCAGGCGTCGGCGTTCGCCGTCGCCGGAGTGGTGCCGGGCCGGATGGGCAACGCGCACCCGAGCATCGCCCCGTACGAGACCTTCCGGGCCGCCGACCGTCCGATCGCGATCGCCGTGGGCAACGACCGCCAGTTCGCCGCGCTCGCCGACCTCCTGGGGGACCCCGGACTCGCTCGCGACGACCGGTTCCGCACCAACACCGACCGCGTCGCCCACCGCGCCGAACTGCGGGACGTCCTTACGGCCCTGCTCGGCGCCGCCGACGCGGACCACTGGTCGGCCGCTCTGCTGGCCGCCGGGGTGCCGGCCGGGCCGGTCAACACCGTCGAGGAGGCGTTCGACTTCGCCCGGAAGCTCGGTCTTCCCGGCATCGTCGACATCCCCGCCGCACCGGCCGACCCAGGAGACCGGCCCTCCCGCCAGGTCGCGAACCCCATCACGCTGAGCGCGACGCCGGTCCGGTACGACCTGCCACCGCCCCGCCTGGGCCAGCACACCGCGGAGATCCTGCGTCCCTCCGCCCACCGCCTCACCCGGCCCACCCGGGCCGAACTCCACACGACCGAACCGAACACGACGAACCACAGGAGCTCACGATGA
- a CDS encoding acyl-CoA dehydrogenase family protein: MNGATPLKDPLDLLDLPSTLTDEEREIQATVAKFLADRVRPHIGEWFENAHFARELAPELGKLGVLGMHLDGYGCAGTNAVSYGLACLELEAADSGFRSFVSVQGSLSMYSIWKWGSEEQKQEWLPRLAAGEAIGCFGLTEPDFGSNPSGMRTRAVRDGADWILNGSKMWITNGGIADVATVWAQTEDGVRGFLVPRGTPGFTTQDIKQKMSLRASITSELYFDDVRLPDSARLPHAQGLRGPLSCLNEARFGILFGAVGAARDSIQSAIAYADSRVQFDKPISAFQLTQKKLADMSVSVGNAALLAVHLGRLKDQGRIRPEQISVGKLNNVREAIAIARECRTVLGANGISLEYSPLRHANNLESVLTYEGTSEMHTLVVGQAITGYPAFR; encoded by the coding sequence ATGAACGGCGCCACACCCCTGAAGGACCCCCTCGACCTGCTCGACCTCCCCTCCACCCTCACCGACGAGGAGCGCGAGATCCAGGCCACCGTCGCCAAGTTCCTCGCCGACCGGGTGCGACCGCACATCGGCGAGTGGTTCGAGAACGCGCACTTCGCCCGTGAACTGGCTCCGGAACTCGGCAAGTTGGGCGTCCTGGGCATGCACCTCGACGGCTACGGCTGTGCCGGCACCAACGCGGTCAGCTACGGCCTGGCCTGCCTGGAACTGGAGGCGGCGGACTCCGGCTTCCGCAGCTTCGTCTCCGTGCAGGGCTCGCTGTCGATGTACTCCATCTGGAAGTGGGGGTCCGAGGAGCAGAAGCAGGAGTGGCTCCCCCGGCTCGCCGCGGGTGAGGCCATCGGCTGCTTCGGCCTGACCGAGCCCGACTTCGGCAGCAACCCCTCGGGAATGCGCACCAGGGCCGTCCGCGACGGCGCCGACTGGATCCTCAACGGCTCCAAGATGTGGATCACCAACGGCGGGATCGCCGACGTGGCCACCGTCTGGGCGCAGACCGAGGACGGCGTCCGCGGGTTCCTCGTGCCGCGCGGGACGCCCGGCTTCACCACCCAGGACATCAAGCAGAAGATGTCGCTGCGCGCGTCCATCACCTCGGAGTTGTACTTCGACGACGTACGCCTGCCCGACTCCGCCCGGCTGCCGCACGCCCAGGGCCTGCGCGGCCCGCTGTCCTGCCTGAACGAGGCCCGCTTCGGCATCCTGTTCGGCGCGGTCGGCGCCGCCCGCGACTCCATCCAGTCGGCCATCGCGTACGCCGACTCCCGCGTGCAGTTCGACAAGCCGATCAGCGCCTTCCAACTCACCCAGAAGAAGCTCGCCGACATGAGCGTGTCCGTCGGCAACGCCGCCCTGCTCGCCGTGCACCTCGGCCGGCTCAAGGACCAGGGCCGCATCCGCCCCGAACAGATCAGCGTCGGCAAGCTCAACAACGTCCGTGAGGCGATCGCCATCGCCCGGGAGTGCCGCACCGTCCTCGGCGCGAACGGCATCTCCCTGGAGTACTCGCCGCTGCGCCACGCCAACAACCTGGAGTCCGTCCTCACGTACGAGGGCACCAGCGAGATGCACACCCTGGTCGTCGGGCAGGCGATCACCGGCTACCCGGCCTTCCGCTGA